One genomic window of Halorhabdus sp. CBA1104 includes the following:
- a CDS encoding RNase P subunit p30 family protein, with protein MYEAVHARPDGEATVARFVSTAAEYGFDGIVVRNHGDALPAYDRASIADTYGIDVVSGVEIHAEDRSRASGFIGNHRESRTIVAVHGGDLDMNRFAVEQPAVDVLAHPMAGDGDVDHVVVKTAAENGVHLEYSLRHVLRAEGGQRVAALRDLQKLQDLIEEYDAPYVVSADPRTHLQLRAPRDLAAVGEALDCSAAWIEAGLAAWGALATRNRERASDNFVEPGIRLADTDDR; from the coding sequence ATGTACGAGGCGGTCCACGCCAGGCCGGACGGCGAAGCCACCGTTGCCCGGTTTGTCTCGACCGCTGCCGAATACGGGTTCGACGGGATCGTCGTTCGCAATCACGGCGACGCATTGCCCGCGTACGATCGGGCGTCGATCGCAGACACCTATGGTATCGATGTCGTCTCGGGCGTGGAGATCCACGCCGAGGATCGCTCCCGTGCAAGCGGATTCATCGGCAACCATCGCGAGTCACGGACGATCGTAGCAGTCCACGGTGGTGACCTCGACATGAATCGCTTCGCCGTCGAACAGCCGGCGGTCGACGTCCTCGCTCATCCGATGGCAGGGGACGGCGACGTCGATCACGTCGTCGTCAAAACGGCCGCCGAAAACGGTGTCCATCTGGAGTACTCTCTCAGGCACGTACTACGGGCCGAGGGCGGTCAACGCGTTGCTGCCCTCCGTGATCTGCAGAAATTGCAAGACCTCATCGAGGAGTACGATGCCCCCTACGTCGTCAGTGCCGACCCCCGGACTCATCTCCAGTTGCGCGCGCCACGAGACCTGGCGGCGGTCGGCGAGGCACTCGATTGTTCGGCTGCCTGGATCGAGGCAGGCCTGGCGGCTTGGGGTGCACTCGCGACGCGTAACCGCGAGCGCGCGAGCGACAATTTCGTCGAACCGGGTATCCGTCTGGCGGACACAGACGATCGCTGA
- a CDS encoding RNA-binding protein, whose product MSTVPFHYVDLRTFCYATEDDARIEDALGTFLPEDAPIERAETEGHHGDRILILSTRLERADEIRHVLSQVDSLSETERGQFLDQLEDRIDENCSFFLTLDKQAAYNGTVKRGDGITLRGKVEAYPAEKDRAVANVREAFEGS is encoded by the coding sequence ATGTCGACGGTCCCGTTCCACTACGTCGATCTGCGGACGTTCTGCTATGCGACCGAAGACGACGCGCGCATCGAGGACGCGTTGGGGACGTTCCTGCCCGAGGACGCGCCCATCGAGCGCGCCGAGACCGAGGGCCACCACGGCGATCGCATCCTCATTCTCTCGACGCGGCTGGAACGGGCCGACGAGATCAGACACGTCCTCTCACAGGTCGACTCGTTGTCCGAGACTGAACGGGGGCAGTTTCTCGACCAACTCGAGGATCGGATCGACGAGAACTGTTCGTTTTTCCTGACGCTGGACAAGCAGGCGGCTTACAACGGGACCGTCAAGCGTGGGGATGGTATCACGCTCCGGGGTAAAGTCGAGGCCTATCCGGCCGAGAAAGACCGGGCCGTCGCGAACGTCCGTGAGGCCTTCGAGGGGTCGTGA
- a CDS encoding DUF1918 domain-containing protein, with protein MAFEEDDHVTLHDEHSEFDGETGTVTQIMETMFGDATYTVEFAEGREQGVPEDALEAAPEAEDEPEDEDAEPTDESDA; from the coding sequence ATGGCATTCGAAGAAGACGATCACGTCACCTTGCACGACGAACACAGTGAGTTCGACGGCGAAACCGGGACCGTCACCCAGATCATGGAGACGATGTTCGGCGACGCGACCTACACGGTCGAGTTCGCGGAGGGCCGCGAGCAGGGTGTCCCGGAAGACGCCCTCGAAGCAGCCCCCGAGGCCGAAGACGAACCCGAGGACGAGGACGCGGAACCAACCGACGAGTCGGACGCCTGA